One stretch of bacterium DNA includes these proteins:
- the tuf gene encoding elongation factor Tu (EF-Tu; promotes GTP-dependent binding of aminoacyl-tRNA to the A-site of ribosomes during protein biosynthesis; when the tRNA anticodon matches the mRNA codon, GTP hydrolysis results; the inactive EF-Tu-GDP leaves the ribosome and release of GDP is promoted by elongation factor Ts; many prokaryotes have two copies of the gene encoding EF-Tu), which translates to MARAKFERTKPHVNVGTIGHVDHGKTTLTSAITLVLSKEGL; encoded by the coding sequence ATGGCAAGAGCGAAATTTGAGAGAACGAAGCCACATGTTAATGTAGGAACTATTGGACATGTGGACCATGGCAAGACGACGCTCACCTCGGCGATAACCCTCGTCCTTTCCAAGGAGGGGTTG